The following are encoded together in the Vidua macroura isolate BioBank_ID:100142 chromosome 6, ASM2450914v1, whole genome shotgun sequence genome:
- the FOS gene encoding protein c-Fos, with the protein MMYQGFAGEYEAPSSRCSSASPAGDSLTYYPSPADSFSSMGSPVNPQDFCTDLAASSASFVPTVTAISTSPDLQWLVQPTLISSVAPSQSRGHPYGVSAAAPTTYSRPAVLKAPGGRGQSIGRRGKVEQLSPEEEEKRRIRRERNKMAAAKCRNRRRELTDTLQAETDQLEEEKSALQAEIANLLKEKEKLEFILAAHRPACKMPEELCFSEELAAASAATALDLGTPSPPMTEEAAFALPLMPEAPPAVPPKETSSSGLELKAEPFDELLFSTGPREASRSVPDMDLPGASSFYPSDWESLTAGTSGELEPLCTPVVTCTPCPSTYTSTFVFTYPEAEAFPSCAAAHRKGSSSNEPSSDSLSSPTLLAL; encoded by the exons ATGATGTATCAGGGCTTCGCCGGAGAGTACGAGGCGCCGTCCTCCCGCTGCAGCAGCGCTTCCCCGGCCGGGGACAGCCTCACCTATTACCCCTCCCCGGCGGACTCATTCTCGAGCATGGGCTCGCCTGTCAACCCGCAG GACTTCTGCACCGACCTGGCCGCCTCCAGCGCCAGCTTCGTGCCTACGGTGACGGCCATCTCCACCAGCCCCGACCTGCAGTGGCTGGTGCAGCCCACTCTCATCTCTTCAGTGGCCCCTTCCCAGAGCCGCGGGCACCCCTACGGCGTCTCGGCGGCCGCCCCCACCACCTACTCCCGCCCCGCAGTGCTGAAGGCGCCGGGCGGCCGCGGACAGAGCATCGGCCGCCGGGGCAAAGTCGAACAG CTGTCcccggaggaggaggaaaagagaaggatcCGCCGGGAACGGAACAAGATGGCAGCGGCCAAGTGCCGCAACCGGCGACGGGAGCTCACCGACACGCTGCAGGCG GAGACCGACCaactggaggaggagaagtCCGCGCTGCAGGCGGAGATTGCTAACctgctgaaggagaaggagaagctggAGTTTATCCTGGCGGCCCACCGCCCCGCCTGCAAGATGCCCGAGGAGTTGTGCTTCTCCGAGGAGCTGGCAGCCGCCAGCGCTGCTACCGCGCTGGAcctgggcacccccagcccccccatgACCGAGGAGGCTGCCTTTGCTCTGCCGCTGATGCCTGAAGCGCCGCCGGCCGTGCCGCCCAAGGAGACCAGCAGCAGCGGGCTGGAGCTCAAGGCTGAGCCCTTCGACGAGCTGCTCTTCTCCACGGGGCCGCGGGAGGCCTCCCGCTCTGTGCCCGACATGGACCTGCCTGGGGCCTCCTCCTTCTACCCGTCGGACTGGGAGTCGCTGACTGCCGGGACCAGCGGTgagctggagcccctctgcacCCCTGTGGTGACCTGCACCCCGTGTCCCAGCACCTACACCTCCACCTTCGTCTTCACCTACCCCGAGGCAGAGGCCTTCCCCAGCTGCGCTGCTGCGCACcggaagggcagcagcagcaatgagcCCTCATCTGACTCCCTCAGCTCCCCCACCCTCCTGGCTTTGTGA